The genomic stretch TTTCTCCGTTCACCAATAATTTGATTTGTTAAATTTTctctctataatttcaaataaataaataataaaattaaatttgattatcATTAGTAATTTGTCTGTGTATATTAGAATTAATCTATAAATGTATAAAGCTAAAATACTAACATTACTCAGagattttggttttggtttctTGCATAATGTTCCATCCCCACTTGAACTCTTAGATAGCTGAAATTTTGCAGATATAGTAAAGAgtattcaaaacaaaacaaaactgaataaaaaatacaaacacaaaacaaaattaaattcaaacttaTCCCGGAAGTCAGGGGTGTGACATGTGAAACAATTAGAAGCCTCCCCATTCATTTGTCAACCAAAACAACTCGATTTGCTAAATTTTAATTTGACCAGTTtaggaatatattttaatcaaCAGAAACCCCAATTCGTCCATTCAGTTAACTTACAAACCACAACCATACAATATTATACTTGAAAAATCAATGTGACAAACAATAATCCACAAATTAAAtcatacaaaacaaataatccATACTTAAATAACCAAATGTAAACTTATGGCATTTGAACTAAAAAACACTCACCTTATTGAATATTTACTACACTCAAATTTCAACTTACGTAAACCTACTCCACAATTTGAAAACAATAATAATTGATGTCATGGGCTGCTAACAtaggtaattaattaattaatttctcgTAGATAGTACGTAATCGTTTGTGTCATTTCCTCGCCACACATTGAGTCAAGTCAAAACAAAAGAGAAGAAGGAGTAGATGAAATATCTGTGCATGCGTCGTaacttagagagagaaaattagaGAGAGAGGATATGGGGGAACAAGTTTTGCTCCATGGAGATCTTCATGCAACTATCTATGAGATCGACAATCTTCATCTTGGATTTCTTTCCAAGCTTTATCATaaggtattttatttatatctccATTTTTATTTCACACCCAACTAATTCTTTATATATACGTAGAACCAGTTATTTGTATATATGTGAGTTGACCAAGCAGTAAAAATGTCAATGTCAGAGGCCAAAAGTCTTATAATCGATTCCTCTGTGGCATAGCCTTTAAATTTAACTTCATTGACCCATTAAAAACACTTATTTTCTCTGTTTCTTCCTGAATTGCATGTTTGATTAATCTTTGAGTAATTCTTGTACTTTCATGAAGTGGTTTAAACGAGAATGCATggttaaaataaaaatgaaggaTCATTTTCACTATTTTAAGCAATCGATTATAAAAATCTATGCATCTTCTTACAATCTTACTGTTGTCGCTTTGAATCTATGCATCTTCTTACAACATCAGGATTTGAATCTCATTAATTGTTGTCGATTTTCGTTTAATTTTACTGTTTCGAGTGTAATTAATTTGATAgtagaataattaaataaacttTGCATCCCTATAGAAATTCCAATTTCTAATTGGGACAAGGCTATCATTGACTGATAGTGAATGTTAGTGGAGGTTGTTATAATCTGTTACCTAATCCATTTATCGAGTTGGTGATTGGGTCATTTACACCACTCAAAAGGCAAATAAAACTTTTATTAATGTAATCAATGaaacaaatactactatatttatatttcacatgCATTTTAATTCACGGAATTAAAATAATGAGAGcatgaataaattataaatgtataaattataaatgtAAACGTATGAGTAGTGATCTAGGGTAACAActacttaaatgcataactagagaacacgaatttagttcactataaaaggtgatttagttcactcattcctgtagtgaactaaatcgctcttatagtgaactaaatcgctattatagtgaactaaatccttCACGAAGTAAATACTTCATTGTAATGGTATTTTGGTTTACTCCTTCatgtagtgaactaaatcactcttattgtgaacTAAATCGCTCATATAATGAACTAGATCATATTTTGATCtaatggctgagatttgttctctagttatacacttaatattacttatactttgatcatctccaCGTAATTGTATATTTGTGAATTGTGCTAAAGAAAATTACTTTTGGTATTCTTGTAATATTTTTTAGGGGAACAAAATAGTCTTTGAATTCAAATATATGTGAACTTGCTTATTTTCAGCCCACAATTCATCTCTGACGTAcataaaaaaagatttattagCGTAAATTCAGGTGTATTGGAATAGGAATATAGGATATTATCCAGTATGGGCAATAAGATCTCTAAGATAAAAAGGTTAATATTAAAATCCTTTTACATATTTATGGCCCCGTTAATAATAGTATGCCTGTAAAATCCGTTTTTCTACGAATATGCATAGTAGTcattaatttaatcaaattattaattaacATCATGATTTATATGTAATTCATTTATCAAAAATGTCTTTATCGTAAAAGGCTAAAATTAGTCatgaacatatgctcattttacgattttggttctaaacattatcttttgaattttcgCATCCCAAACATTTCAACTCTGATCACAATCGGTCCAAAACTAACTTTTCCGGTCAACGTTTTTAATCCTGATTTTGATCAAATTAAGCTATTAAGTATGATTGCTAACTTCCTAATtatatcattaattattttgaaattgaaattatttaaaatacaaaacaaataaatatttaaaaaaatgaaaagaaaatggaaCGATTTTCCGGTGGACGGAGGTCTTGGCGGGGAGGGCGGGGGAGCTGGAGGCGACGTCGTCGGCGACCTCCTGCCAGTGGTTGCCGCAGCGGAGGGAGTACCACTTGTCCTTGTAGGCGTCGATGAGGGCGACGGTCTCCTCGGGGGTCCAGCACGGCGGGGGGCAGCAGCGGCGATGGAGACGGAGGGGAGGACGAGCGTCGCGGTGGGGATGTCGTTGTCGGGGGAGGAAGGGGAGATGATTGTAGCCATGGGGGGAAATTGAGAACGGAGAAGGGGGAATTGAATTGGGAAAGTTGCGATCGGAGAGGGAGGAGAGAGAAGGGCATGGGAGggttattttcaatttttttaaaataatttaaataatttcaatttcaaaataattaatgatataATTAGATACCAGTTTAATTTGGTGTAAATCAAGATTAAAAACGTTGACCGTTAAAAAATGATGGAAAAGTTAGTTTTAGAtcgattgtgatccgagttgaaatgtttgtgatgcaaaaattcaaaagataatgtttattgATAAAATCGTAAAATTAGCATATATTCAGCACTAATTTTAGTCTTTACTGTTATTTGTACAAAATTAGCCGTTTACACTTTCCACTGCTCCACACCCAACATCCATGCATGCATGGGTCATGTCATTTTTACAAATCCATATAGTTCCACTTTCAAAgttcaaaaatttaaaactttgAAACCCCAACACGTTTTTTATAAGTTATCAATGCTTAATGAACTTATAGATTGTGACActtttaaaaattattcaaatagttcataattcaattaatattttgaatagttAATATCATATTAATTCTGCGAAATAAATTAGAAATCAAACTTACACTTTCCCGCGATTAATCAATCATAGGTGGAAGAAGCCGGACGTTTCAACAAGCATGCTTCGCGCCTCTACGCCACCATCGACTTAGAGAAAACTCGAGTAGGCCGGACACGACTACTACACGAACACGACTCGAACCCTCAGTGGAACGAATCGTTCCACATCTACTGTGCCCACTCTGCCTCCAAACTCGTCTTCAACATCAAGCTCGACAATCCAATCGGCACCAAACTCGTCGGAACAGCCGAGCTCCCCGTCGCCGACCTCATCCCCGGCGATCGAGTCGAGACGTGGATCGACATCCTCAACCGCCGCCGCCAGCCGATCCACGGCGGCTCCAAGCTCCGCGTCCGCCTCCACTTCTACGACGTCGCTCGCGAGCGCTGCTGGTCGCGCGGCCTCAAGAGCCGCAACTTCCCCGGCGTTCCGTACACCTTCTTCCCGCAGAGGAAGGGGTGCAGAGTCACTCTGTACCAGGACGCGCACGTCGCCGACGGATTCCTCCCTGAGATCCGCCTCGCCGGCGGGAGAATTTACAATCCGCGGCGGTGCTGGGAGGATGTTTTCCATACGATCTCCGCTGCGAAGCATTTGATCTACATCAGCGGCTGGTCGGTATTCACGAAGATCAAATTGGTGAGGGATCTGGCCGGATCTGAGATAGATCTCGCTAGATCTGAGATAGATCTGGGCGAATTGCTGATTAAGAAGGCTAACGAAGGAGTTAGGGTTTTGATGCTGGTTTGGGATGAGAGGACGTCGGTGAAGCTGTTGAAGAACGATGGATTGCTTGCGACTCACGATGAAGATACCGGCAGTTATTTCAAGAATACAGGTGTGAATTGCGTGCTCTGCCCGCGCAACCCCGACGACGGCCGGAGCTTCGCGCAGGGGGTGGAGATCGGCACGATGTTCTCGCACCACCAGAAATTGTTGGTGGCGGACGCCGCGATGCCTAACGGAGACGATCGGATTAGGAGGCTGGTGAGCTTCGTCGGCGGGATCGATCTCTGCGACGGCAGATACGATAATCAAAATCACTCTTTGTTCCGAACTCTGAACACAGTCCACGTCGACGACTTCCACCAGGCCAACTGCCGCGGCGCCGACATCCGGAGGGGAGGGCCGAGGGAGCCGTGGCACGACATCCACTGCAAGTTGGAGGGCGCCGCCGCGTGGGATGTGCTCTACAATTTCGAGCAGAGGTGGCGGAAGCAGGGTGGGAGAGATCTGCTTCTCCCGCTGCAGGAGCTCCGCGGCGCGGTGGCGCCGCCGTCTCCAGTGATGCTCCCCGAAGATCACGACACGTGGAACGTGCAGATCTTCAGATCTATAGACGGAGGCGCGGCGTTCGGCTTCCCGGAGCTGCCGGAGGAGGCTGCGAGATCCGGTCTGATCAGTGGCAAGGACAACATCATCGATCGGAGCATTCAGGATGCCTACATCCACGCGATCCGCCGCGCGAACAATTTCATCTACATCGAGAATCAGTACTTCCTCGGCAGCTCATTCTCGTGGCTGGAGACCGATGAGGTCAAAATCGAAGAGGTCGGCGCTCTGCACCTGATTCCGAAGGAGCTGTCGTTGAAGATCGCGTGCAAAATCGCGGAAGGGGAGCCTTTCAGAGTGTACGTGGTGGTGCCGATGTGGCCGGAGGGGTTTCCGGATAGCGCGGCGGTGCAGACTATTCTGAGCTGGCAGAAACGGACGATGGAGATGATGTACACTGACGTGGCGGAGGCACTGAAAGCGAAAGGCGTAACCGCCGCAGATCTGAGAGACTACTTGACATTCTTCTGCCTCGGAAACAGAGAGACGAAGAGAGATGGAGAATACGAGCCGCCATTGAAACCGGAGCGCGATACGTACTACAGCAGAGCTCAGCAGTCGCGACGCGGCATGATCTATGTCCACTCCAAGATGATGATCGGTAATTGAGGCTACATTTCCTTCTTCCTTGGAACGATGGTTGATTCggtatttttattttgtctgGTGGCAGTTGATGATGAATACATAATAGTTGGATCGGCCAACATTAACCAGAGATCGATGGATGGTGCGAGGGACTCAGAGATCGCAATGGGGGCGTATCAGCCGTATCATTTGTCATGCAAGAAGGCAGCGAGGGGCGCTATCTACGGCTTTCGGATGGCACTGTGGTACGAGCACCTTGGCATGTTGGATGACGCGTTTTGTCATCCCGAGAGATTGGAGTGTATACGGAAGGTGATGATAAGCTCTTACTTAAGAGTTATACAGTGATTtcaactcttttttttatttttttaaatgtttatgTAATATTGTGAGATATTTATTTGGTTCGTTTGGTAATAGGTGAAACGTGTATCGGAGAAGAATTGGGATCTTTACATTGCGGAGACTATGGAAGGGGATTTGCCGGGACATCTACTTCCCTATCCGCTCCGGGTCGAGTCTAGTGGTAGAGTGAGTGAGCTGCCGGGAAATGAGAATTTCCCAGATACGACATCGCCCGTTGTAGGCGATGTTGCTCAGTTCTATCCATCGATCCTCACTACTTGATATTTCTAGTTTCTTCAAATAAATACCGTGTGTATATGTGTTGATCCAAATGATATGCATTTATTTATGTTATTTCTGCTCAAATGAGAAGTTGCGTTGTTGTAATGATGAGTGTAAATATGAATGAAAACGCAACACGTTTATTATTGCTTATCGAAAACGAGAAATAATTTTAGATTTCATttggtattattattttaataatgggTTTATATTGAGCAAAATGGGAATTATAAAATAGCATGAGTTTTGGTTTTGGTGCAAATCGGTACGCCTAAACAACGTTTTCTTTTGCAATTTAAAGAAGAAATTGATATTAGTCTCCAACCTCAAAATTATGCAACTTCAACATTCCCCGCATTCTACCATTGAACTTCAACATTTGAGTTTGGACGAACGTATGTGGTGAAGCCTAAAGGTAAACACCAAGCAACCATTGTGTTGCTTCTCTCACTTGACATATACATTTGGTTTTAGGATTGTCTCACATGTTTCTCATAATCCTCTTTGGCAGCTGCTGCACTCTCTCGGAAACCCTTCCCCTTCCAAATGTAAGGATAAGTATTACATGTAGATACAATATATATTCATTTCAAATCATCATTGTTGGATTAATTTTAGCAATAATATGCAGATAAAGTGGATCTTCCCAACAACGGCCAGTAGCTGTACTTGTAGGCTTTCCATCAACTGCTTGTAAGTTTTTAATGAACCTTCGTATCCTCTTCTTCACCTTCCCGACTTGTTAGAAACGCTTTCGGCTTGAGTCCATGTGAATTCAAATGGATTTGTTATGGTTTCTTGGACCGAGTTCCTCATAACTATCTGTTGTCTAGTGTATGTCATAGTTGTCCTATATTTAAATGCTTaaagatagtgtatgattgatgGGTTGCGATCTGGaataattcttttttaattttagggtGTTTTTTGAATTTCATAAGTGTactgagttttttttaaatttctgttttgagagagacgcatgaccctcatgcgtcgcccgttaatgaaacgcatgggGGTCATGCGTTTTAAAGAACGACGCATAATAGTTATgcgttttataattttttttaaaaaaatttgacaaTGTAAAACGCATTACCCACAAGCGTCTctcttttgaattaaatcacAGAGCCAGACCGCAGAACACCACAGAACACAGCGAGTAAAAAAGGCAGCTGCGATTCTTGGCGATTTCCGGCCACTTCTTccaattttccattttattccGGTAAGTTTTCTTCTATCCTTCAACATTCCTCACTTGTTCGTTGGTTATTGGCGTTTTTGTTTCGATTTTAGGTGATTTTGTAAATCAAACGAGGATACCTTTGGGTGATGACCTACCTACTTATGTCTACATCTAAAGGGCACGTATCCATGCCCTAATCTTATTAGAAGGACTCATTCTACCTGACACGACGGGTTGTGAGGTTCCTTTTATGTGGTTGAATGCATTTGAGGAACCGGACGAGGTGCACAATATTAGTTGGGGAAGTGAGGCTTTGTCGTACTTGTATCATTATCTGTGCGAGGCTTCCATGGATAAGAGGAAAGAGTTGGGCGGGCCTATGATCCTTCTGCAgctatgggcgtgggaaagaatgcccacattAAGGCTGTCGTTTGTAGTAGCGCTCGTGCACGAGCTGTATACGCCTTGTGGAGCCAGGTGATATATTTAAACATTTATCTGTTTATGTATCTTGGGTTCTTTTTtccatcaattttatttataggcGGAAAGGAACTACACAAATAGGAAATGCTCCTAGATTTTCGGTGGAGCATTACCATGATCAAATATCCTTGATTAGACCAAGCCaggtgaattttatttttatgttgacttaatttatgaatttattatgaagtTAATTTGGCGTTTGCATTGTTGGTTTGTAATTTCTGTGGACGCCATATGCAGATTGCATACTGCCTGACTACTGCAATGATGTGAATGGATGCTCCATGTGCGAcacttacttgttgtgttgggCCTATGTCGAGGCACATGAGGCTGGACGAGTGCGTAGATAATTTAATCGGTATCAGAATATTCCTCAATTCGTAGATAGGATACTCAAAAATGCCGATTATTTGGGTAAAAATGATCGGCGTGGTAAGAAGGGTAATAATTGGGAAAAACACGCATCAATTCTACATTGAGGAGTGGGACATGAGGTATGAAAGGTTCCAGGCAACCGTAGACGCCGCAACGATGTCCATGAACATTCCATTGAGTCCGGGGTATATGGCGTGGTATAACATGATTACAGTGACGTACCTGACTCAACCTGGGGTACGGTCAATTGCTGGGATGAACGAGTCGGCTTCTTCGATGAGATTACTTGtaagtttgttatattaaacTATATGCTTTCATGTGTTATAGATTGTTTCGTATTTATatttgtatgatttttttatctAGGTTGAGGGTTTTCAGCAGGTTTGGCATTTGACTACTGAACAAGAAATGGACCCAAGAATGTGACAGATTCGAGAAATTGCTAGGCATGTCCTTTATTCTACGAACCACGCCGATTCATGGAGTACCCGGCTTCCCAACACTAAGATGTGGTCATACCTTATGAACCACAAGTAATTCCACCACGTCGTGGAGTGACTGGTGTTCGGACTGGTAGACACGGTTTCACAAAACAGTTTAGGATGTCACAGCCGCGTCACGATTATGTGGTAGCAGAGCCTATAAATCCAGAGCATGACCCACCTCAGTGGTCTTTCTATCAGACGCATGAGTCTCAATCATAGTGGGGCCGTCTCCTCTATTCCCCAAGCCAACCTGAGCTTGATTGGAATCGGCGCccctattctttttttttaattaactcctatataagagaggaaattacaaataaactcctatactatagataggaggaaattacaactgatgtcaagagggctcgaactcggcacctcatacaataatgtctaagctccttgccgctaggacaaagccAAGATGTGCCGCAATGGAGTGAAGCCCGAGCATCAGTCGATTCATTTTTCCAAAATTCTCAGTTTGTGCCTCCTgtacaagttgaagaagaagatgatgatgatgaaggagaagaagaaaattatgaaagaaaagagaaaaatgaggaagaaggGGTTGTTCAGAACATCCATGTCCAACCTCGGCTAGTTGTGGAGGGTTCATCACTCACCGGGGTTGGGAAGTACATGAGCAAAGTGATGAAGAGATTGTCAACCAAGAAGAATAAGGGGATTGAACCGTCGAAATACACGATACCCCATCATCAAATAAGTAGctcatttttcattatatattGATGTTTTGATACTTGATTAACAGGTTTAtggtcaaaattttaaaaataatcaataatgATCACAAACTTACAAGTAAAAATTTTAAGATGAATTCttgcaaaaaattttaaaaataatcaataatgATCACGTGCATATCAATATACTAGCTCATTTTTAAGATGAATTCttgcaaaaaattttaaaaataatcaataatgATCACGTGCATATAAATATACTAGTGTAATCAACAATGATCACAtgcatataaatttttaaaaaattcatgcaaacttttttttataagaatgttttttttgtgttacgaataatttctcctttaatGTTTGTCCGTGTGTTTCAAATATACTAGTGTGATTAGAAAATTGAttgtacattttattttatgcaaAGTCTATAATTTGAGGCTTAatcaaatacataatttaaaatatttttgagaaattaagtaataattaggatttaaaattttatttatggaCCACTATGGAGATTCTCAATATGTCACCATCACCAAATGTGAGAATATAGAATAagacaaaataatagtatactCAATTAAGATTAAGAAAATCGGTAGGTACGCCCAATTAGACAAAATAATGGTGTACTCAAAGCTCAATTACTCAACCAACCCATCCCAAAATGAGAAAACCATTACATATATAACTCAAATGTATAATTTAGAGCTTCAttgaacataaacatcacaCTTTCATCACTGTCAACCCCAGTACATATATAACTTATACCGGTACCAAAGAGACAATGCCTCCATGATATTTCGATGGAGTGTTGATAtgaatctattcttatcttagcacatatcattgcaactaattcagaGAATGAAACACACGGATTCAATATGATGGAGGCTCTCGCATGAGGTGgatcataaccaatacccacttgaggaagttgaactattctaccaccccaatacaaactcacatatacttgcatgatttctgaaaaaaaatatacaaaccaacaacaattagagacattttttttttctataaaccctaatttagtaaaTTTGAGATAAATTTATTAGAAACCCTAATATtatgcaataaacaacaaataaggaggaatgttgaaagattgaacaAAACTTACCAAAAGATAAGGGGAAATTGCCGGAAATCGCCGAGATTCGCCCAAGAAATCGCCTGCcccttttctctctttctctcacgCTGAAATGAGCTTCTGCCTCTGTTCTCGTCGTTATGTTTAAACAAGCGACGCATGTGTGTCATGCGTtttaccctaagacgcatgTGAGTCATGCGtcgtttaattaaaataaaaaaattgaaaaacgaatgagggtcatgcgtttcattaacaggcgacgcatgagggtcatgcgtctctcccaaagccggaatttaaaaaaaaagcccAATACACTTATGGAATTCAAAAAACGCCCTAGAACTAAAAAAGAATTATCCCCGTTGCCATCTTATAGGGTTTGATGTGAATGGCATTTCAGAAGACGCCAATGATGTGCACGGTTTGGAAGCTTCAGCTGCATATGTTGCAAGCTTATTGGCTAATGAACCTGCTCATAGTGAGTTTTCTACTTGGTTTGATAAATTAACTGCAATGCCTATATTCAATAACAGCTTAATGATGCATAAATGTTACCCCTGTCACTGGTGGCCATCTTATAAAATGGCTTCTTCACAGTAAAACTGGGCATCGGAGGCTTCAGTATGATTTCACCATACAAGACATATATGGTGTTATTGTTAGATTTGGATTAGATTAACATTGTTGGACTGAAATTATAGATGACCAGCGATTCTATTTTCCTAGTTATTATGGAACTTATTTTGCTACTCCCGGGCTGTTATCATATGAAAATTAAGCCATCACAAGGTAGTCAAACTTAGCTCATACTTTATTAATGgttcattaaaaattaaaattcatgtcaaccaaaatatgttatttttataggacggagaaAGTATTAAATTGTGGTATGTAAAGAATTTGTATGTACTTGCCTGAATAGCATGCGtacatatatttaaaataaata from Salvia splendens isolate huo1 chromosome 4, SspV2, whole genome shotgun sequence encodes the following:
- the LOC121799929 gene encoding phospholipase D alpha 1-like: MGEQVLLHGDLHATIYEIDNLHLGFLSKLYHKVEEAGRFNKHASRLYATIDLEKTRVGRTRLLHEHDSNPQWNESFHIYCAHSASKLVFNIKLDNPIGTKLVGTAELPVADLIPGDRVETWIDILNRRRQPIHGGSKLRVRLHFYDVARERCWSRGLKSRNFPGVPYTFFPQRKGCRVTLYQDAHVADGFLPEIRLAGGRIYNPRRCWEDVFHTISAAKHLIYISGWSVFTKIKLVRDLAGSEIDLARSEIDLGELLIKKANEGVRVLMLVWDERTSVKLLKNDGLLATHDEDTGSYFKNTGVNCVLCPRNPDDGRSFAQGVEIGTMFSHHQKLLVADAAMPNGDDRIRRLVSFVGGIDLCDGRYDNQNHSLFRTLNTVHVDDFHQANCRGADIRRGGPREPWHDIHCKLEGAAAWDVLYNFEQRWRKQGGRDLLLPLQELRGAVAPPSPVMLPEDHDTWNVQIFRSIDGGAAFGFPELPEEAARSGLISGKDNIIDRSIQDAYIHAIRRANNFIYIENQYFLGSSFSWLETDEVKIEEVGALHLIPKELSLKIACKIAEGEPFRVYVVVPMWPEGFPDSAAVQTILSWQKRTMEMMYTDVAEALKAKGVTAADLRDYLTFFCLGNRETKRDGEYEPPLKPERDTYYSRAQQSRRGMIYVHSKMMIVDDEYIIVGSANINQRSMDGARDSEIAMGAYQPYHLSCKKAARGAIYGFRMALWYEHLGMLDDAFCHPERLECIRKVKRVSEKNWDLYIAETMEGDLPGHLLPYPLRVESSGRVSELPGNENFPDTTSPVVGDVAQFYPSILTT